In one Spirosoma rigui genomic region, the following are encoded:
- a CDS encoding arginine deiminase family protein yields the protein MKNKEMMIDSTAATSVLTPPSNTPGSPVSSSINVSSEIGTLRRMLIHSPDRGLGKVVPSKAQDWLFEDIVHLDMMRRDEYDYYVKILLYFLDPDKVRGRVASLGPTSDRNFFKPDHADYFQSDKVVDVQSLLSEILADEVIRTRLIAAICGIERTAFRTQQELNEYEPVELAKIMISGSLPDQTMLFAPLPNFIFTRDIGIVINDHILLNKPAKLARTREALLMQYIFFNHPLFADFRDKIIEIPDNEHAFLLPDAEVDRDITRSTLEGGDVMMIAPRHLIVGVSERTTLYAAQQVMRLVFARNLVDTVTIVKIPKKRDYMHIDTVFTQAKRNVWVLLGSLARTGDEAKKQDVIHFFAPKDVSEDLKIMQFTRGNEHKPVEIDNLEDLLTSISRNDLGVTEPVQFIYSGNNEFPFGAREQWTDSCNLLALKDGVVVGYDRNQKTTDAFREAGFDIVRAADLLDRFERGESSPETLENTFIMLPSAELSRARGGSHCMSLPLLRDQL from the coding sequence ATGAAAAATAAAGAAATGATGATAGATTCCACCGCAGCTACGTCCGTCTTAACCCCGCCATCGAATACGCCCGGGAGTCCAGTATCGAGCAGCATCAATGTATCGTCCGAGATCGGGACGCTTCGGCGAATGCTTATCCATAGCCCCGATCGGGGACTGGGAAAAGTGGTGCCTTCAAAAGCCCAGGACTGGCTGTTTGAAGACATCGTTCACCTCGACATGATGCGCCGGGACGAATATGATTACTACGTCAAAATTCTGCTTTACTTCCTGGATCCCGATAAGGTGCGCGGGCGGGTGGCCAGTCTCGGCCCCACGTCCGACCGTAACTTTTTCAAGCCCGACCACGCCGACTATTTCCAGTCCGACAAGGTGGTGGACGTCCAAAGTCTGCTGTCCGAAATCCTGGCTGACGAAGTGATCAGGACCCGCCTGATTGCCGCCATTTGTGGCATTGAGCGTACGGCCTTCCGGACCCAGCAGGAGCTGAACGAGTATGAACCGGTCGAACTGGCCAAGATCATGATCTCGGGCTCCCTGCCTGACCAGACGATGTTGTTCGCGCCCCTGCCTAACTTCATCTTTACCCGCGATATTGGCATCGTGATCAACGATCATATTCTGCTCAATAAACCCGCTAAACTGGCCCGTACCCGCGAAGCGCTGCTGATGCAGTATATCTTCTTCAATCACCCGCTCTTTGCCGATTTCCGGGATAAAATCATTGAGATCCCCGATAATGAGCACGCTTTCTTACTCCCCGATGCCGAAGTCGACCGCGATATTACCCGCTCAACGCTGGAAGGGGGGGATGTGATGATGATCGCCCCGCGCCACTTGATTGTGGGCGTTAGTGAACGGACGACGCTCTATGCCGCGCAGCAAGTGATGCGACTGGTATTTGCCAGAAATCTGGTCGATACGGTTACGATCGTCAAGATTCCCAAAAAGCGTGATTATATGCACATCGATACGGTGTTCACGCAGGCTAAACGCAATGTATGGGTGCTGCTTGGCTCGCTGGCCCGCACCGGCGACGAAGCGAAAAAGCAGGACGTTATTCATTTTTTTGCACCTAAAGATGTGTCAGAGGATTTGAAGATCATGCAGTTTACGCGGGGCAATGAGCACAAACCGGTTGAAATTGATAACCTGGAAGACTTGCTTACCAGCATCAGCCGGAACGACCTGGGCGTGACGGAGCCCGTCCAGTTCATCTACTCCGGCAATAACGAATTTCCTTTTGGCGCGCGCGAACAGTGGACCGATTCCTGTAATCTGCTGGCGCTGAAAGACGGGGTGGTTGTCGGATATGACCGCAACCAGAAAACAACCGATGCGTTTCGGGAAGCCGGCTTCGACATTGTCCGGGCAGCCGACTTGCTCGACCGATTTGAACGGGGTGAGTCCTCACCGGAAACGCTTGAGAATACGTTCATCATGTTGCCTTCCGCCGAGCTAAGCCGGGCACGGGGAGGGAGCCACTGCATGAGCCTGCCGCTGCTACGGGATCAGCTGTAA
- the ctlX gene encoding citrulline utilization hydrolase CtlX has translation MQSQATSRILMIRPVRFGFNEQTAESNAFQDVKLAAQTKDVAQEDALREFDEMVRQLRALGVDVLVYEDTLDPYTPDSIFPNNWVSLHASGTVVLYPMQAENRRLERRPEIINDLAEHFHVAKVVDLTHFEQEGKYLEGTGSMVLDRMHKVAFACLSPRTHPDVLAEFSEQTGYRTVVFNAADATGKAVYHTNVLMCIAETFAVVCLSAITDPDERLMVRQELEGLNKRIIDISLDQMASFAGNMLQVLTQKGQKLLVMSTRAFESLTPKQIDLLDDYATLFHFDLSMIEGNGGGSARCMMAEIHLPLK, from the coding sequence ATGCAATCACAAGCTACCTCCCGCATTCTTATGATCCGTCCGGTTCGGTTCGGATTCAACGAACAGACGGCCGAGTCGAACGCCTTTCAGGATGTGAAACTGGCAGCCCAGACGAAGGATGTGGCCCAGGAGGATGCACTGCGGGAGTTCGACGAGATGGTTCGGCAACTGCGCGCCCTTGGTGTCGACGTACTGGTTTACGAAGATACCCTCGACCCCTACACCCCCGATTCCATTTTCCCTAATAACTGGGTGTCGTTACACGCCAGCGGTACGGTCGTGCTTTACCCCATGCAGGCCGAAAACCGGCGGCTCGAACGGCGTCCCGAAATTATCAACGACCTCGCCGAGCATTTTCACGTCGCTAAAGTCGTTGACCTGACTCACTTTGAACAGGAAGGTAAATACCTCGAAGGGACGGGTAGTATGGTGCTCGACCGGATGCATAAAGTTGCGTTTGCCTGTCTCTCGCCCCGTACCCATCCCGATGTGCTGGCTGAGTTCAGCGAGCAAACCGGCTACCGGACGGTGGTATTCAACGCAGCTGACGCGACCGGAAAAGCCGTTTACCATACTAATGTACTCATGTGCATTGCCGAAACGTTTGCCGTAGTCTGTCTGTCGGCCATCACCGACCCCGACGAACGGCTCATGGTGCGGCAGGAACTGGAAGGACTCAATAAGCGCATCATCGACATATCGCTGGATCAGATGGCGTCCTTCGCCGGTAATATGCTGCAAGTGCTGACCCAGAAAGGGCAGAAACTATTGGTTATGTCGACACGGGCGTTTGAATCGCTTACGCCCAAACAGATCGATCTCCTCGACGACTACGCTACACTTTTCCACTTCGATCTTTCTATGATCGAAGGCAACGGAGGGGGCTCGGCCCGCTGCATGATGGCCGAAATACATTTGCCTTTGAAATAA
- a CDS encoding MarR family winged helix-turn-helix transcriptional regulator codes for MKCKAEMPIADEQKDTRFSACLLFSANALARAITTIGDEEFGRFGLSYSHAYLLCEVVAQPGVMPSQLSQTLYLTPSTITRLVEKLEQKQLVRRESEGKKTLIFATSQGEALQPAITEAWQRAGARYTQAIGEDNIKGLTQHVFKAAQALGEES; via the coding sequence ATGAAGTGTAAAGCAGAAATGCCCATCGCCGATGAACAGAAAGATACCCGTTTCAGTGCCTGCCTGCTTTTTTCGGCAAATGCGCTGGCCCGGGCTATCACAACCATAGGGGATGAGGAATTTGGACGCTTCGGCTTGTCTTACTCGCACGCTTACCTGCTGTGTGAGGTAGTGGCCCAGCCGGGCGTTATGCCGTCTCAGTTGAGCCAGACTCTCTACCTTACTCCGTCGACCATTACGCGTCTGGTGGAGAAGCTGGAGCAGAAACAACTGGTCCGGCGTGAGTCGGAAGGTAAAAAAACGCTGATTTTTGCCACATCCCAGGGTGAAGCGCTGCAGCCAGCCATAACGGAAGCCTGGCAGCGGGCCGGGGCACGGTATACCCAGGCTATCGGCGAAGACAACATAAAGGGCCTGACGCAACACGTGTTCAAAGCCGCTCAGGCACTGGGAGAAGAGAGTTAA
- a CDS encoding NAD(P)H-binding protein, translated as MHYVITGSTGHTGKAITEGLIKGGHTVTVVTSKPANKAAIEALGAQAAVGSVDDADFTKQAFANADAVYLLIPGKGDAVGWRAFQNRIIDSYIAAIQANDIRFAVLLSSVGAHMGNGAGPVDGLHDAEKKLSQVPGLNTKSLRPSYFMYNLFGMIGMVKGMGGMGSNFGDGPIALTHTSDIAEVAIQELANLDFTGFRVRYIASDERTGSEIARVLGTAIGKPETPWIVFSDEQNKQGLLQAGFDEEMAEEYTKMGQALRDGRMQSDYMENKPVFGKVKLEEFAKHEFAPAFNG; from the coding sequence ATGCACTACGTCATTACCGGCTCTACCGGCCATACCGGCAAAGCAATCACCGAGGGCCTTATTAAGGGGGGACACACGGTAACCGTTGTTACCAGTAAACCCGCTAACAAGGCAGCTATCGAAGCCCTGGGGGCACAGGCAGCCGTGGGCAGCGTCGACGATGCTGATTTTACAAAGCAGGCTTTTGCCAATGCCGACGCGGTCTACCTGCTCATCCCCGGCAAGGGAGACGCCGTAGGCTGGCGGGCTTTCCAGAACAGAATTATCGATAGTTATATCGCGGCCATCCAGGCCAACGATATCCGGTTTGCCGTGTTGCTCAGCAGCGTAGGTGCTCACATGGGTAACGGAGCCGGACCGGTCGACGGGTTACATGACGCAGAAAAGAAACTCAGCCAGGTGCCGGGGCTGAACACAAAATCACTTCGGCCGTCATACTTCATGTATAATTTGTTTGGCATGATCGGTATGGTGAAAGGCATGGGTGGCATGGGTAGTAACTTCGGCGATGGGCCTATTGCCCTCACGCACACCAGCGACATTGCCGAGGTGGCCATTCAGGAACTGGCTAACCTTGATTTTACCGGCTTCCGGGTTCGCTACATTGCCAGCGATGAACGGACGGGCAGCGAGATTGCGCGGGTGCTGGGTACGGCCATCGGCAAACCCGAAACCCCCTGGATCGTCTTCTCCGACGAACAGAACAAACAGGGACTTCTGCAGGCCGGATTCGATGAGGAGATGGCCGAAGAGTACACAAAAATGGGGCAGGCCCTGCGCGACGGCCGGATGCAATCCGATTACATGGAGAACAAGCCTGTTTTCGGGAAAGTAAAACTCGAAGAGTTTGCCAAACACGAGTTTGCGCCCGCTTTCAACGGATAA
- a CDS encoding head GIN domain-containing protein, with the protein MKIILALLTLIAALTTSGFAQQSITGNGQIIKQQRTLGSFNKLNVRVAMRVQITTGNAGTAELEGESNILEHVVTEVRNGELTVMLDQNKSYNQTKAVTVTIHVAKLDRVMVSTGCSVTADLPILADNLTLSVETGSRLTAPISAGKLNLTVKDGSAVTLNGKATDATIRLSGAGKLDAKRLTINKATVALDGASNASILVTETLAASADGVSTITYGGNPTVTAAEATGLSRIRKQG; encoded by the coding sequence ATGAAAATCATTCTCGCTCTACTCACCCTGATTGCCGCCCTTACGACCTCCGGATTCGCCCAGCAGTCAATCACCGGCAACGGACAAATTATAAAGCAGCAGCGTACGCTGGGTAGCTTCAACAAATTAAACGTGCGGGTTGCCATGCGCGTGCAGATCACGACCGGTAACGCAGGTACGGCCGAACTAGAAGGGGAAAGCAATATCCTCGAACACGTCGTGACCGAAGTTAGAAACGGAGAGCTGACCGTTATGCTGGATCAGAACAAAAGCTACAACCAGACCAAAGCCGTAACCGTAACCATCCACGTAGCGAAGCTCGATCGGGTAATGGTCTCAACGGGTTGTTCGGTTACTGCCGACCTGCCTATTCTGGCGGACAACCTGACCCTGTCGGTTGAGACGGGTAGTAGACTGACGGCACCGATTTCGGCCGGGAAGCTGAACCTGACCGTGAAAGACGGCTCTGCGGTGACGCTGAATGGAAAAGCTACCGATGCCACCATTCGCCTGTCGGGTGCGGGAAAGCTGGACGCGAAGCGGCTGACCATCAATAAAGCCACGGTTGCCCTCGACGGGGCCAGCAACGCCAGCATACTGGTAACCGAAACCCTGGCGGCCTCGGCCGATGGCGTGAGCACGATAACCTACGGCGGCAACCCAACCGTAACAGCGGCCGAAGCAACTGGTCTGTCCCGGATTAGGAAGCAGGGGTAA
- a CDS encoding SDR family NAD(P)-dependent oxidoreductase, translating into MGTKTALITGANSGLGLATAKALAQRSFDLVLLCRSDQKGRAAQVDVQKANPAVMVDYFIADLADLDSVRRAAGQITAKYPKLDVLINNAGYTPARLEFVDGIEKSFYASHIGHFVLTHHLLDSLKAAGTGANGPARVISLSSAAYLGGRTDRFFRKIDDLSTTFAYCDDKLANLLFARELARRTAGQGIVSYSVHPGAVRTQFGADTPGFLGKIFSLAGPLMRTPDKGAQTSVFLASAPLKSIGERNNGGYFADSAPKGTYNRDINDEKAAWLWEKTMPFV; encoded by the coding sequence ATGGGAACAAAAACTGCCTTAATTACGGGGGCCAACTCGGGCCTGGGTCTGGCCACTGCCAAAGCACTGGCGCAACGGTCATTCGACTTGGTACTGCTGTGCCGGAGCGATCAGAAAGGTCGCGCTGCCCAGGTCGACGTTCAAAAAGCCAACCCGGCTGTCATGGTAGACTACTTCATTGCCGACCTAGCCGATCTGGATTCGGTGCGCCGGGCAGCGGGTCAGATAACGGCAAAATACCCCAAACTCGACGTGCTGATCAACAACGCGGGCTATACACCCGCGCGGCTTGAATTCGTCGATGGAATTGAAAAATCGTTTTATGCGAGCCACATCGGGCACTTCGTCCTGACGCACCATCTGCTCGATTCTCTAAAAGCGGCTGGCACCGGCGCAAACGGTCCCGCGCGGGTAATCAGTCTCTCATCGGCGGCTTACCTGGGTGGACGTACGGACCGTTTCTTCCGGAAAATTGACGACCTCTCGACGACCTTCGCTTACTGCGATGATAAACTGGCGAATTTGTTGTTTGCCCGCGAGTTGGCCCGCCGAACGGCCGGACAGGGAATTGTATCGTATTCCGTTCACCCGGGGGCCGTTCGTACCCAGTTTGGTGCCGATACTCCCGGATTTCTGGGTAAGATCTTTTCGCTGGCTGGTCCCTTGATGCGAACCCCCGACAAAGGGGCACAGACATCGGTCTTTCTGGCATCGGCACCACTCAAGTCCATCGGTGAGCGCAACAACGGCGGCTACTTCGCCGACAGCGCTCCCAAAGGCACCTATAATCGCGACATCAACGATGAAAAGGCTGCCTGGCTCTGGGAGAAAACGATGCCATTTGTATAA
- a CDS encoding T9SS type B sorting domain-containing protein — MIRTITALALMLVVHSLTAYAQNVAGLWLGITYPSNPKQQPFNYTMTLTQTGNTLGGTAQTANPDIPFGGLAYLSGQVTGTSVTFSEADQTGSSTVKDICFWKGKLTYNPTDESLTGTYENITNSTTCTKSEGGTVELYRIVLKSGSRFCKGSPMPLLVTGKNIRWYASEAKTNLLATGNTFSPQLNKTTTFYITQTLYANESPAVPITVDVVEPTFTASVTKAECGQKNGRIAVSTTNPAGWQYSLNGGAYQTAPTFTNLGSGTYTVSVKDDIGCQTEQSVTLAATAAPTIDAVQTVPPRCGLTTGEVSLTASGGTGALSYSIDSVTYRSQPLFQNLAGGNYTVRVRDASGCEATRPVSLPTSFSVGITTITSTSAGCGQPGSLTLATTGGSGAIEHSIDGRTFQPGTIVSGLRGGNYTVQIRDGAGCTASKSASVAGNSGPVIDSLLATVPKCLTANGALTVLASGGTGTLVYSIDESAYQANPQFGNLSGGTYLLRVRDATGCQANKQGTLAPSVPFLIVSVNVKPTTCGLANGQASMLVTGGDGPIRFSTDGRRAQASSRFDSLQAGTYRLFAQDSAGCTAGQSVTVAASTLPTITDVATTPEACGQKNATIIIATAGRASQYTFAINGGPYQSDSSFTGLNGGAYTVAIRDVHDCISTQLISLAVDCADAVHLPSAFSPNADNRNDVLASFFSFPSLDVIRFVVYDRWGGVLYSRTNFALTNGAPIWDGQLGDGGKAPAGIYPYRLDCRFPDGSRSTYQKVVTVVK; from the coding sequence ATGATACGCACAATTACGGCACTAGCATTGATGCTTGTAGTTCATTCACTAACGGCATACGCGCAAAACGTGGCCGGACTCTGGCTGGGTATTACGTACCCGTCAAACCCTAAGCAACAGCCCTTTAACTATACCATGACGCTCACCCAGACGGGTAATACGCTGGGCGGAACGGCGCAAACGGCCAACCCAGACATACCCTTTGGCGGACTGGCTTACCTGTCGGGACAGGTAACGGGTACGTCGGTTACCTTCAGCGAGGCCGATCAGACGGGGAGTTCAACGGTCAAGGATATTTGTTTCTGGAAGGGAAAGCTGACTTATAACCCCACCGACGAAAGCCTGACGGGTACTTACGAAAACATCACTAACAGCACTACGTGTACAAAATCGGAAGGGGGTACTGTCGAACTGTACCGCATCGTACTCAAGTCCGGCAGCAGGTTCTGCAAAGGTAGTCCTATGCCACTGCTCGTTACGGGTAAAAACATTCGCTGGTACGCGTCGGAGGCTAAAACAAACCTGCTGGCTACGGGAAATACGTTCTCCCCCCAGCTGAACAAGACGACTACGTTCTACATTACCCAGACGTTGTATGCCAATGAAAGCCCGGCCGTCCCCATTACAGTCGACGTGGTTGAACCAACATTCACCGCTTCGGTAACCAAGGCCGAATGTGGGCAGAAAAACGGCCGCATTGCCGTGTCGACAACTAACCCCGCCGGTTGGCAGTACAGTCTCAACGGGGGTGCCTACCAGACGGCTCCTACCTTTACCAACCTGGGTTCGGGTACTTACACAGTATCCGTTAAAGACGACATTGGTTGCCAAACCGAGCAGTCGGTAACGCTCGCAGCGACGGCCGCGCCAACCATTGACGCCGTGCAAACGGTCCCTCCCCGCTGTGGCCTGACAACGGGCGAGGTGAGCCTGACCGCATCCGGCGGTACAGGTGCCCTCAGCTATTCCATCGACAGTGTTACGTATCGAAGCCAGCCACTCTTCCAGAATTTGGCAGGCGGCAACTATACGGTGCGGGTGCGGGATGCCAGCGGATGCGAAGCGACCCGGCCTGTTTCATTACCAACCTCGTTTTCGGTCGGTATCACGACAATAACATCAACGTCGGCCGGGTGTGGACAACCGGGTAGCCTGACCCTGGCCACTACCGGCGGCAGCGGAGCCATTGAGCACAGTATTGACGGCCGAACATTCCAGCCCGGCACCATAGTTTCAGGTCTGCGGGGCGGAAACTATACCGTTCAAATCCGCGACGGGGCGGGGTGTACCGCGTCAAAATCGGCCAGCGTAGCCGGTAACAGCGGTCCCGTTATTGACAGCCTGCTGGCTACTGTCCCTAAATGCCTCACGGCGAATGGGGCACTGACGGTGCTGGCCTCGGGCGGTACGGGGACACTGGTTTACTCCATCGATGAGTCAGCTTACCAGGCAAACCCGCAGTTCGGCAACCTATCGGGCGGTACGTATCTGCTCCGGGTACGGGATGCCACTGGTTGCCAGGCGAATAAGCAGGGAACGCTGGCCCCGTCAGTCCCCTTTCTTATTGTCAGCGTCAACGTGAAACCCACGACCTGCGGTCTTGCCAATGGTCAGGCGTCTATGCTAGTGACGGGTGGAGATGGTCCCATCCGGTTCAGCACGGATGGCCGCCGGGCGCAGGCCAGCAGCCGCTTCGATAGCCTGCAGGCGGGTACCTATCGCTTATTCGCACAGGATAGCGCCGGCTGCACAGCCGGCCAGTCGGTTACCGTAGCAGCCAGCACATTACCCACCATTACCGACGTAGCCACAACGCCCGAAGCCTGCGGTCAGAAAAACGCAACCATCATCATTGCTACCGCCGGGCGGGCCAGTCAGTATACATTTGCCATCAATGGCGGACCGTACCAGTCCGACAGTTCGTTCACGGGGCTTAACGGGGGGGCGTATACCGTTGCCATTCGCGACGTACATGACTGTATCAGTACGCAGTTGATTAGCCTGGCGGTAGATTGCGCCGATGCCGTCCACCTCCCCTCCGCGTTCTCCCCCAATGCCGATAACCGCAATGATGTGCTGGCTTCGTTCTTTAGTTTTCCATCACTGGATGTTATCCGGTTCGTTGTCTACGACCGCTGGGGTGGGGTTCTATACAGCCGCACGAATTTTGCGCTGACCAATGGTGCCCCGATCTGGGACGGTCAACTCGGAGACGGCGGCAAGGCGCCCGCCGGGATATACCCCTACCGGCTCGATTGCCGCTTTCCAGACGGTAGCCGGTCGACGTACCAGAAGGTGGTTACGGTGGTGAAGTAA
- a CDS encoding porin family protein codes for MKSLFILLAFNLLILAPVAAQTPSVTKPVTKGLSTTTTKSESVAKPASVSSTTTSRSAVRPAATATPAPNRQQELYDQYHGVTKKPSTAAPAPTMPADQPTSRPSTAVANTSPAVGRPVSSEGSLSGFRLGVRGGVTYLVYLEEVTGIKPAIGFVGGLFANVGKGTFSFQPELNYARYMFNVQNPSGPSDITGAVDQFEIPLLLKISSGSVQTSRFFLNIGPYGAYVSSASINGQKISLSDATNRFRFGAAAGVGAALKTGPGHLTVELRGMYELGDSDTGFTTDSRTVYPQLTIGYLMPLGGR; via the coding sequence ATGAAATCACTATTCATACTCCTGGCTTTCAACCTATTGATACTAGCCCCCGTAGCAGCCCAGACCCCATCTGTCACCAAGCCAGTGACCAAAGGCTTGTCGACGACAACGACCAAATCGGAGTCGGTCGCTAAACCAGCCAGTGTAAGCAGCACGACCACATCACGGTCTGCCGTACGCCCGGCGGCTACAGCGACGCCCGCCCCAAATCGCCAGCAGGAGCTATATGATCAGTACCACGGGGTTACCAAAAAACCATCGACCGCTGCACCCGCCCCGACCATGCCTGCCGACCAGCCCACCAGCCGCCCCTCAACGGCGGTAGCCAACACCTCACCCGCCGTAGGGCGTCCGGTTTCGTCGGAGGGCAGCCTGTCCGGTTTCCGCCTTGGCGTTCGGGGGGGCGTTACTTACCTGGTCTATCTCGAAGAGGTGACAGGGATCAAACCCGCTATCGGTTTCGTGGGCGGGCTGTTCGCGAACGTGGGTAAAGGGACCTTCTCCTTCCAGCCCGAGTTGAACTACGCCCGGTACATGTTCAACGTTCAGAACCCATCCGGACCATCGGACATTACGGGAGCCGTCGATCAGTTCGAGATCCCGCTGCTGCTCAAAATTTCGTCCGGTTCGGTCCAGACCAGTCGCTTTTTTCTGAACATCGGTCCCTATGGAGCCTACGTATCCAGTGCCAGCATCAACGGGCAGAAAATTTCCCTCAGCGACGCCACAAACCGATTCCGTTTTGGCGCGGCAGCCGGCGTTGGTGCAGCACTGAAAACGGGGCCGGGCCACCTGACCGTTGAACTGCGCGGCATGTATGAACTGGGCGACAGTGATACTGGCTTTACCACCGATTCCCGAACGGTTTACCCGCAGCTTACCATCGGGTATCTGATGCCGCTGGGTGGACGCTGA
- a CDS encoding SDR family oxidoreductase, which produces MKTEHKRTALITGANKGIGKEIARQLAQQGFAVFIGARDMTKGREAAEELCQAGYEATFIQLDVTNPVSIKNASGTFSQKADHLDVLINNAAVLEDHGEDIIKLNAEMLDRTLKSNVNGPVLVTQDFLPYLLKAPNGGRVINVSSGAGSLSRMSTYAPAYSISKTALNAVTRQFAGALQSKNIAVNCVDPGWVRTDMGGSSASRPVEKGAETIVWLATDAPQSETGKFWHDKQEAEW; this is translated from the coding sequence ATGAAAACAGAACATAAGCGTACAGCCCTGATTACGGGCGCTAATAAAGGCATCGGTAAAGAAATTGCCCGGCAACTGGCCCAACAGGGTTTTGCCGTTTTTATCGGAGCCCGCGATATGACGAAAGGCCGGGAAGCAGCCGAGGAACTATGTCAGGCCGGGTACGAAGCAACGTTTATCCAACTCGACGTAACGAACCCGGTCAGCATTAAAAATGCCAGCGGTACATTCTCGCAGAAAGCAGACCATCTCGACGTGCTGATCAACAATGCCGCGGTTCTGGAAGATCACGGTGAAGACATCATCAAATTGAATGCCGAAATGCTCGACCGGACGCTGAAATCGAATGTGAACGGTCCGGTGCTGGTTACGCAGGATTTTTTACCGTACCTGCTGAAAGCGCCCAACGGCGGTCGGGTCATCAACGTGTCGAGTGGCGCGGGCTCATTAAGTCGGATGAGTACCTACGCCCCGGCCTACAGTATTTCGAAAACGGCCCTCAACGCCGTAACCAGGCAGTTTGCCGGTGCTTTGCAGAGCAAAAATATTGCTGTCAACTGTGTTGATCCGGGCTGGGTCCGGACCGATATGGGCGGTTCCAGTGCCAGCCGGCCGGTCGAAAAAGGCGCCGAAACAATTGTGTGGCTGGCTACCGACGCGCCACAAAGCGAAACGGGTAAATTCTGGCACGACAAGCAGGAAGCTGAATGGTAG
- the pyrR gene encoding bifunctional pyr operon transcriptional regulator/uracil phosphoribosyltransferase PyrR: MNQQRLILSSPLLEIVVSRLAQELIEKHQDFANTVLLGMQPRGIHFAERIGRELNRALGHDVPLGYLDATFYRDDFRRRDSPLRPNTTHVPFVIESKRVILIDDVLATGRMVRAALDAMTAFGRPSKVELMVLIDRRYNRDLPIKPDYTGKRVNTIESQRVLVEWTEQGAEADRIWLVG, encoded by the coding sequence ATGAATCAACAACGCCTTATTTTGTCCAGCCCACTGCTGGAAATTGTGGTGAGCCGACTGGCGCAGGAACTGATTGAGAAGCACCAGGATTTTGCCAATACCGTATTGCTGGGTATGCAGCCGCGGGGCATTCATTTTGCCGAGCGTATCGGGCGGGAACTGAACCGGGCCCTGGGCCACGACGTACCGTTGGGCTATCTGGATGCTACGTTCTACCGAGACGATTTCCGCCGGCGTGATTCGCCCCTGCGCCCCAACACCACCCACGTGCCCTTCGTGATCGAGAGTAAGCGCGTAATCCTGATCGATGATGTGCTGGCAACAGGCCGTATGGTCCGGGCAGCCCTCGATGCCATGACCGCTTTTGGCCGGCCTAGTAAGGTTGAACTGATGGTCCTGATCGACCGGCGCTACAACCGGGATCTGCCCATCAAGCCCGATTATACCGGCAAGCGGGTCAACACGATCGAATCGCAGCGAGTGTTGGTAGAGTGGACTGAACAGGGCGCCGAAGCCGACCGGATCTGGCTGGTTGGCTAA